In Jejubacter calystegiae, the following are encoded in one genomic region:
- the glnL gene encoding nitrogen regulation protein NR(II): protein MANGTQPDAGLILNSLMNSILLVDDELAVHYANPAAQQLLAQSSRKLFGAPLPELLSYFSLNIELMRESLNTGQGFIDNEVTLVIDGRAHILSLSAQRMPDGLILLEMSPMDNQRRLSQEQLQHAQQVAARDLVRGLAHEIKNPLGGLRGAAQLLNRALPDPTLTEYTTVIIEQADRLRNLVDRLLGPQQPGMHITDSIHKVAERVVNLVKLELPENVTLVRDYDPSLPDLTHDPDQLEQVLLNIVRNALQALGEQGGEITLRTRTAFQLTLHGERYRLAARIDVEDTGPGIPPHLQDTLFYPMVSGREGGTGLGLSIARSLIDQHSGKIEFSSWPGHTEFSVYLPIRK from the coding sequence ATGGCAAATGGCACACAGCCCGATGCAGGGCTTATCCTGAATTCGCTGATGAACAGCATTCTGCTGGTGGATGACGAACTTGCCGTACACTATGCAAATCCCGCCGCCCAGCAGTTGCTGGCGCAGAGTTCGCGCAAGCTGTTCGGTGCGCCGCTGCCGGAGCTTCTTAGCTATTTTTCGCTGAATATCGAACTGATGCGCGAAAGCCTGAATACCGGCCAGGGCTTTATCGATAATGAGGTCACGCTGGTGATTGACGGTCGCGCCCATATTCTTTCGCTATCAGCGCAGCGTATGCCGGATGGCCTGATTCTGCTGGAGATGTCCCCAATGGATAACCAGCGACGACTCAGCCAGGAGCAGTTGCAACACGCCCAGCAGGTGGCGGCCCGTGACCTGGTACGCGGCCTGGCGCACGAGATAAAAAATCCGCTCGGCGGGCTGCGCGGCGCGGCACAATTGCTTAATCGCGCCCTGCCTGACCCAACGCTTACGGAATATACCACCGTTATTATTGAGCAGGCCGACCGGTTGCGTAATCTGGTCGACAGGCTACTGGGGCCTCAGCAGCCGGGGATGCATATTACTGACAGCATCCATAAGGTGGCCGAGCGGGTGGTGAATCTGGTGAAGCTGGAGCTGCCGGAAAACGTCACCCTGGTGCGTGACTACGACCCCAGTCTGCCGGATCTGACCCACGACCCCGATCAGCTTGAACAGGTGCTGCTGAATATCGTGCGCAACGCGCTCCAGGCGCTGGGCGAACAGGGCGGCGAAATTACGCTACGCACCCGTACCGCCTTCCAGTTGACCCTGCACGGCGAGCGCTACCGCCTGGCGGCACGCATTGATGTTGAAGATACCGGCCCCGGTATTCCCCCCCACCTGCAGGATACGCTGTTCTATCCCATGGTCAGCGGCCGCGAAGGGGGGACCGGGCTGGGGCTCTCTATCGCCCGCAGCCTTATCGATCAGCACTCGGGAAAAATTGAATTTAGCAGTTGGCCGGGACACACCGAATTTTCGGTTTATCTGCCCATCCGTAAATAA
- the hemN gene encoding oxygen-independent coproporphyrinogen III oxidase, translating into MSEQLIDWDLALIQKYNYSGPRYTSYPTALEFSESFSEDDFTRAAERYPERALSLYVHIPFCHKLCYFCGCNKVVTRQRHKADQYLDALEREIRHQAPRFGQRQVSQMHWGGGTPTYLNKAQIGRLMGLLRENFRFNDDAELSLELDPREIELDMLDHLRAEGFTRLSMGVQDFNKEVQRLVNREQDEEFIFALIARARELGFTSTNIDLIYGLPKQTPESFAFTLNKVAELSPDRLSVFNYAHLPTLFAAQRKIKEDDLPSAQQKLDILQQTIASLTGAGYQFIGMDHFARPDDELAVAQRNGVLHRNFQGYTTQGDTDLLGLGVSAISMLGDCYAQNQKELKKYYQQVEEQGDALWRGLTLTRDDCIRRDIIKALICNFRLDFADIERAWQLDFHNDFAEDLALLAPLAQDGLVDINDQGIQVTAKGRLLIRNICMCFDIYLRRKAKLQKFSRVI; encoded by the coding sequence ATGTCTGAGCAGTTAATTGACTGGGATCTGGCCCTAATCCAGAAATATAACTATTCCGGGCCGCGTTATACCTCTTACCCCACCGCCCTTGAGTTTTCAGAATCCTTTAGTGAAGACGATTTTACTCGCGCGGCGGAGCGTTATCCGGAGCGGGCGCTGTCACTCTACGTGCATATCCCGTTCTGCCATAAGCTCTGCTACTTCTGCGGTTGCAATAAGGTCGTCACCCGCCAGCGCCATAAGGCCGACCAGTATCTGGACGCGCTGGAGCGTGAAATTCGCCATCAGGCGCCGCGTTTCGGGCAGCGTCAGGTTAGCCAGATGCACTGGGGCGGCGGTACGCCGACTTACCTGAATAAAGCGCAGATCGGCCGCCTGATGGGGCTGCTGCGTGAAAATTTCCGCTTTAACGACGATGCCGAGCTTTCTCTTGAGCTGGATCCGCGGGAAATCGAACTGGATATGCTGGACCACCTGCGCGCGGAAGGCTTCACGCGCCTGAGCATGGGGGTTCAGGACTTCAATAAAGAGGTGCAACGCCTGGTCAACCGCGAGCAGGATGAAGAGTTTATCTTCGCGCTGATCGCCCGGGCCCGGGAACTGGGGTTCACTTCCACCAATATCGACCTGATCTACGGTTTGCCGAAGCAGACGCCGGAAAGCTTTGCCTTCACCCTGAATAAGGTGGCGGAGCTAAGCCCGGATCGGCTGAGCGTCTTTAACTATGCTCACCTGCCAACGCTGTTTGCCGCCCAGCGCAAAATTAAAGAGGATGACCTGCCTTCAGCGCAGCAGAAGCTTGATATTTTGCAGCAGACTATCGCTTCCCTGACCGGCGCAGGCTATCAGTTTATCGGTATGGACCACTTTGCGCGTCCGGATGATGAACTGGCGGTTGCCCAGCGTAACGGCGTGCTGCATCGCAACTTCCAGGGTTACACCACCCAGGGAGATACCGACCTGCTGGGGCTGGGGGTTTCCGCCATCAGCATGCTGGGAGACTGCTATGCCCAGAACCAGAAAGAGCTGAAGAAATATTATCAGCAGGTAGAAGAGCAGGGCGATGCCCTGTGGCGTGGTCTGACGCTTACCCGGGATGACTGCATTCGTCGCGATATCATTAAGGCGCTTATCTGTAACTTCCGGCTGGATTTTGCCGATATCGAGCGCGCATGGCAGCTCGATTTTCATAATGACTTTGCCGAGGATTTAGCGCTGCTGGCGCCGCTGGCGCAGGATGGGCTGGTGGATATTAATGACCAGGGCATTCAGGTGACGGCGAAAGGGCGTCTGCTGATTCGTAATATCTGTATGTGCTTTGATATTTATTTGCGCCGTAAGGCCAAATTGCAGAAGTTTTCTCGGGTCATTTAG
- the glnA gene encoding glutamate--ammonia ligase: MSAEHVMTLLSEHEIKFVDLRFTDTKGKEQHVTIPSHQVDQDFFEEGKMFDGSSIGGWKGINESDMVLMPDPSTAVIDPFYEEPTLLIRCDILEPGTLQGYDRDPRSIAKRAEDYLRATGLADTVLFGPEPEFFLFDDIRFGSSISGSHVAIDDIEGAWNSSTKYEGGNKGHRPGVKGGYFPVPPVDSAQDIRSVMCMTMEEMGLVVEAHHHEVATAGQNEVATRFNTMTKKADEIQIYKYVVHNVAHRFGKTATFMPKPMFGDNGSGMHCHMSLSKDGNNLFAGDKYAGLSEMALYYIGGVIKHAKAINALANPTTNSYKRLVPGYEAPVMLAYSARNRSASIRIPVVTSPKARRIEVRFPDPAANPYLAFAALLMAGLDGIKNKIHPGEAMDKNLYDLPPEEAKEIPQVAGSLEEALEALDADREFLTAGGVFTNDAIDAYIALRLEENDRVRMTPHPVEFELYYSV; this comes from the coding sequence ATGTCCGCAGAACACGTTATGACGCTGCTGAGTGAGCACGAAATAAAGTTTGTCGATTTGCGCTTTACCGATACTAAAGGAAAAGAACAGCACGTCACCATTCCTTCCCATCAGGTGGACCAGGACTTCTTTGAAGAAGGCAAAATGTTCGACGGTTCCTCGATTGGTGGCTGGAAAGGCATTAACGAATCCGACATGGTACTGATGCCGGACCCGTCAACCGCCGTGATCGACCCGTTTTATGAAGAGCCGACGCTGCTTATCCGCTGCGATATTCTGGAGCCGGGCACGCTGCAGGGCTACGATCGCGACCCGCGTTCTATCGCCAAGCGCGCTGAAGACTACCTGCGCGCCACCGGTCTTGCCGACACTGTGCTGTTCGGGCCGGAGCCGGAATTCTTCCTGTTCGACGACATCCGTTTCGGTAGTTCCATTTCCGGCTCTCACGTCGCCATCGACGATATCGAAGGCGCCTGGAACTCTTCCACCAAATACGAAGGCGGCAACAAAGGCCACCGTCCGGGTGTGAAAGGCGGCTATTTCCCGGTTCCGCCGGTAGATTCCGCTCAGGACATCCGTTCCGTGATGTGTATGACCATGGAAGAGATGGGTCTGGTGGTTGAAGCGCATCACCACGAAGTCGCGACCGCAGGTCAGAACGAAGTGGCAACCCGCTTCAACACCATGACCAAGAAAGCGGACGAAATTCAGATCTATAAGTATGTGGTCCACAACGTCGCTCACCGCTTCGGCAAAACCGCAACCTTTATGCCCAAGCCGATGTTCGGTGATAACGGTTCCGGTATGCACTGCCACATGTCCCTGTCGAAAGACGGCAACAACCTGTTCGCCGGTGACAAATATGCCGGTCTGTCCGAAATGGCGCTCTACTACATTGGCGGTGTGATCAAGCACGCGAAAGCCATTAACGCCCTGGCCAACCCAACCACCAACTCTTACAAGCGTCTGGTGCCTGGCTATGAAGCGCCGGTCATGCTGGCTTACTCTGCCCGTAACCGTTCCGCCTCTATCCGTATCCCGGTCGTCACTTCTCCGAAGGCTCGCCGTATCGAAGTGCGCTTCCCGGATCCGGCTGCCAACCCGTACCTGGCTTTCGCCGCCCTGCTGATGGCCGGTCTTGACGGTATCAAGAACAAGATCCACCCGGGTGAAGCGATGGATAAAAACCTGTACGACCTGCCGCCGGAAGAAGCTAAAGAGATCCCGCAGGTTGCCGGTTCTCTGGAAGAAGCGCTGGAAGCCCTGGATGCCGATCGCGAGTTCCTGACGGCAGGCGGCGTGTTCACCAACGACGCTATCGATGCCTACATCGCCCTGCGTCTTGAAGAGAACGACCGCGTTCGCATGACGCCGCACCCGGTTGAATTCGAACTGTATTACAGCGTTTAA
- the yihI gene encoding Der GTPase-activating protein YihI: MKQQTPARAKGPNKRRSTREELNQQARDRKRQKKHRGLSSGNRNSDSRQGNSGKGGKNLPDPRLGSKKPVALGVPASQAPKAEKVPARPLLSPSEELEKLENDPRLDALLDRIESGEAIDKKDRDWVNAQLDRIDELMQQLGLSFDDDEEEEGEEDLMRLLKGGD; the protein is encoded by the coding sequence ATGAAGCAACAAACCCCTGCCCGCGCTAAAGGGCCAAATAAACGCCGTTCGACGCGTGAAGAGCTGAACCAGCAGGCGCGCGATCGCAAGCGCCAGAAAAAGCATCGCGGCCTTTCGTCCGGTAACCGTAACAGCGATTCCCGGCAGGGCAATTCCGGGAAAGGGGGGAAAAACCTTCCCGATCCGCGCCTGGGCAGCAAAAAGCCTGTTGCTCTGGGCGTGCCAGCAAGCCAGGCGCCGAAAGCGGAAAAAGTGCCTGCCCGACCACTGCTTTCCCCCAGTGAAGAGCTGGAAAAGCTGGAAAACGATCCTCGACTGGATGCGCTGCTGGACAGGATTGAGTCCGGGGAAGCGATCGACAAAAAAGACCGGGATTGGGTCAACGCTCAACTCGATCGCATTGATGAACTGATGCAGCAGCTCGGCCTCTCCTTCGACGACGATGAAGAGGAAGAGGGTGAAGAAGATCTGATGCGCCTGCTTAAGGGCGGAGACTAA
- the glnG gene encoding nitrogen regulation protein NR(I), which produces MQRGIAWVVDDDSSIRWVLERALTSAGISCTAFESGHQVLDALATQTPDVLLSDIRMPGMDGLTLLKQIKQRHPMLPVIIMTAHSDLDAAVSAYQQGAFDYLPKPFDIDEAVALVERAINHYQEQQQPRLTQANSPAADIIGEAPAMQDVFRIIGRLSRSSISVLINGESGTGKELVAHALHRHSPREKSPFIALNMAAIPRDLIESELFGHEKGAFTGASQIRQGRFEQADGGTLFLDEIGDMPLDVQTRLLRVLADGQFYRVGGYAPVKVDVRIIAATHQNLEQRVQEGTFREDLFHRLNVIRVHLPPLRERREDIPRLARHFLQKAAQELGVETKQLHPETEAALTRLAWGGNVRQLENTCRWLTVMAAGQEVLIQDLPPELFETSVPESNGTQVQPDSWATVLAQWADRALRSGHQNLLSEAQPEMERTLLTTALRHTHGHKQEAARLLGWGRNTLTRKLKELGME; this is translated from the coding sequence ATGCAACGAGGGATAGCCTGGGTAGTCGATGACGATAGCTCCATCCGCTGGGTACTGGAGCGAGCGCTCACCAGCGCTGGCATTAGCTGTACCGCCTTTGAGAGCGGCCATCAGGTACTGGACGCCCTTGCCACACAGACCCCGGATGTTCTGCTTTCCGACATTCGCATGCCGGGTATGGACGGGCTCACGCTGCTTAAACAGATTAAACAGCGTCATCCCATGCTTCCGGTCATCATTATGACCGCCCATTCCGATCTGGACGCCGCCGTCAGCGCCTATCAGCAGGGCGCTTTCGACTATCTGCCTAAACCCTTTGATATCGACGAAGCGGTAGCCCTGGTGGAACGCGCCATTAACCACTATCAGGAGCAGCAGCAGCCGCGCCTGACTCAGGCTAATAGCCCCGCCGCCGATATTATCGGTGAGGCGCCAGCCATGCAGGACGTGTTTCGGATTATCGGGCGTCTGTCGCGCTCGTCAATAAGCGTGCTGATTAACGGCGAGTCAGGCACCGGTAAAGAGCTGGTCGCCCACGCCCTGCATCGTCACAGCCCGCGGGAAAAATCACCATTTATCGCCCTGAATATGGCGGCTATCCCGCGCGATCTGATTGAATCTGAGCTGTTTGGCCACGAAAAAGGGGCCTTTACCGGCGCCAGCCAGATCCGCCAGGGGCGCTTCGAGCAGGCCGACGGCGGCACCCTGTTTCTGGACGAGATCGGCGATATGCCGCTGGATGTTCAGACCCGCCTGCTGCGCGTGCTGGCCGATGGCCAGTTTTATCGGGTGGGTGGTTATGCGCCGGTGAAAGTGGACGTACGGATTATTGCCGCCACCCACCAGAATCTGGAGCAACGGGTGCAGGAAGGCACCTTTCGTGAGGATCTGTTCCACCGCCTGAACGTAATCCGCGTTCATCTGCCGCCCCTGCGCGAGCGACGCGAAGATATTCCACGACTGGCGCGCCACTTTTTGCAGAAGGCCGCTCAGGAACTGGGGGTCGAGACCAAGCAGTTGCACCCGGAAACCGAAGCCGCGCTCACCCGCCTGGCCTGGGGCGGCAACGTGCGCCAGCTGGAAAATACCTGTCGCTGGCTAACGGTAATGGCCGCCGGTCAGGAGGTGCTGATTCAGGATCTGCCTCCCGAACTGTTTGAAACCAGCGTGCCAGAAAGTAACGGCACCCAGGTTCAGCCCGACAGTTGGGCGACGGTGCTGGCCCAGTGGGCGGATCGGGCGCTGCGTTCCGGTCATCAAAATCTGTTGTCCGAAGCGCAACCGGAAATGGAACGAACTCTGCTGACCACGGCGCTGCGCCATACCCATGGCCACAAACAGGAGGCGGCGCGCCTGCTCGGCTGGGGACGAAACACCCTGACCCGTAAGCTCAAAGAGTTAGGAATGGAGTAG
- a CDS encoding YshB family small membrane protein, producing MLESFINVISSSADVGAAASQSPHAAIAALLCAALFNFLS from the coding sequence ATGCTGGAATCATTCATCAATGTGATTTCGAGCAGCGCTGACGTGGGCGCGGCAGCCAGCCAGTCACCCCATGCGGCCATTGCGGCGCTACTCTGCGCGGCGCTGTTCAACTTCTTGAGTTAA